The genomic stretch TGATATGATGTGATATGATATGATGATATATGCTATGATATATGTCTTATGATGtgatatatgttatatatgaCATATGTTATGATATgatgatatatgatatatgatatgatatgatatgatatgatatattttatattaagtCATATGTTGAAGCAAAAAGATGTGAATAACTTGCAGCATGTAttgtattaaaatgtgtcagtaaCGTTAATAATGTAACCTGTACATTAAGCCGTTTTCctttaggtgaaaaatggaCAGTCAGGTGAAAGTTTTAAAATTATGTGCTGTCATTTGTTCCTCTTTTGAAACAGCGCAGCGTACTTTGCATTTTGGGTGGTGAAATCACAGCAGCGTTagatgcacacatgcaggagaataatgaaagaaaattgtttttgctcttctttttatgtttacataaGAAAAGCTCTGCCTAAAGAGCATGACTTatcaaaaggaagaaaaaaagggaataTTGGGCTAcatgtgcagctgtgtgcatattttttaatgtgagtGGTAATGTGTGAACCATGCTTTATGGATGCcattccccctctctctctgtctgctgtcaTCTATAGCTAAATATAGGTTTCTTTTCAGACCAGTTTTGGCACCAGACCACCCCAGCTCCTACATGTACCAGCCTGAGGTTCAAGGACTAAGCATTTGGCACAACTCTCATAACAGACCCTCTCCTGTGAATGGCCTGTTCTGCAGGATCTGCTGCTCAGTCTCAGGCAGTCACGTCTTTTATAAACCCATTGTTCCATGTTGTGCAcgtttcccttttctctctctctctctttgcaaATTCACTCTTGTGTGAGAAGGACCAGGTAAGAATGGGGACGCCTCTATGGTTATCTGTCTTTTTCccctctgctttgtttttattatagatTGATTGAATGCTTTGTTGAATGGGTTTGTCTTATTATATTCTTGTTTTGGCACCCCCTGTGCGTCCTAACATGCCCCCTAGATGACTGAAAGAAAGGTTGTAACAATGAGCATCATCAACTATATTCTTTACAGATTTTCACCTCTGTTTGTATAATCTCACCTTTGCTCTGATTGTGTTTGTTATTGAGTAACAGCGAACTCTGCTCACAGCTCTCCGGGAAATCGTTTTGAAATCTGGATTGTAAACAAACGTGGGTGCTGTTCTGTTCTCATTAACTTAAAtacttaaataaatgttttagattTGACACTAAATCCTGAAGGTgccaaatataaaaacaacaactgtcACGTTATTTGATATCATAATGAGATGATCgattgtttatgtgttttttaagcCTGTTTAAGTGGTGTGCAAAATAATATCACAAGGTAGTGATTctgtaacagtaaaataatgaaacattacAAATACAATTATTTATAAATTCTTATAAAAATCCCTTTTTAAGTTTTTGAGCTTTCCTAAATGTCACTTTGTATGTTAGAACTTTTATGTTTGAGCAAATATCTATAAGAAGGGAatttcttatatatttttttaactttgttttgttgtgcagATTTGTATAATATATGTTTACTGcattttgtcattgtgttgGCTTTAGTGCATGTTAGAACTGACTAGATCAGAGTTACAGATACAGTGTTTGCGCCACATGATTGAATTTTTTGGGGAACAGCCCCAAGCATTTATTACTGGCTCTGATCTGATCAGGGCTTgtttctctgcctcttcctgCAATATCTGAATTTCTAAGAGAATGGATCTTAGAAGTCCTGGATTTGTACTTTTGCTTTGGTTTCCTGGAGTCGTCCTTGGTAAGATCATTCAATTCTGTCATGGAGAATCATTTAagttgtctttgtttgtttgtttgtttttctttttttttcttcttttctttgttttttttttagtaaatcaTCAGCCCATAGTATTCTCTTGCTTATTCCACTGCTTTCAACTAATATGTCACTTATTGTTTGATAGATGTTTTTATAGaatttatataaaattaaaatttcaaacaTTCCTACCATTTTAAACTTGCCATGTAGCTTGTCTGtacttttatatgttttattttatattatattatatatatatatattatatattaatccATCATTATTTTTTAGTGCACTCTGTCATTTTTCTCATGATTTTCTGTTCTATCTTGCATTTATAGGACTTTGAATTTTGGTTATTTGTGAAATGtgctaaacaaacacaaatttcCCTCGCCTTATCACTGTTTCAGCACAAAGTGCAACACAGAGTTGTCAGGCTCCCAGGTTGGATGGTGGCTACTTTCCTTCCAATGATGAAACTTATTCCAACAACTTCGAGCTCTTTTATGCCTGCAATAATGGACGTAAACCTGTGGGAGAGGGTTGGTGGGCAACAAGCAAATGTATAAATGGCACATGGGTTCCTAAACCACAATGCATAGGTACGTGTTTGTTTGAATGCAATGCTGAGCGCCTGCAGACGTGCTTTTCAGGGTAAACTCTCACCTTTCATGTTCTATATTTTTTGTTGATACCCCTGGGAAACCTTGATGTTTGGTGGTCGTTTGCTAATTTTGTCCTTCTTTCACTGTGTGACATTATAAAGAAATACATTCAACTAAAACATTAATATAGTCATGTTAACCACGACTCTGCCTACCTGTATTagttgaaacaaaaaatatagtGTGTACAATCAGTTTAATCCAATATACACACATCAAGACAGTGGAGCACTCTCTCTAAACAGCAGATCTGTTAAGATATTTGCTGCTCAGGAATTGTCAGACtaagtctttattttttttttcctcagatgAGAACAACTGCTTTGCACCAAATATTCCTAATGTGCAAGAACTAAGACCCCAAAGGGATTGGTATAATGCAGAAAAATCAATCAGGATAACATGTGACAAAGGATATGAACCCAAACCCCGGGTTAACACAGTTTGTAGGGATGGAAATTGGACTTTTTTGCTCGCCTGTGAGAGTAAGTCTGTCAAAACAGAATCTAAATCTGGATCGTTAAGTTGGATTAACACCTGTGTCTAAATCAACTTACAACCAAATATTTATCCACCTGGACACCTTTTACAATTggtgatttatttctttatttacagaaaGTGACAATGCATGCAGTGCACCCTCTGAAATCCCCCACGCCGTAATAATTAATCAGGAATACAAGGAGGTGTTTGATCAAGATTCAGAAGTGCAGTATGAATGTGAAGATGGATACACTGTAGAGGGAGGCAGCACCAAATCCATCTGGTGCACAGCTGGAAACTGGAGTGTAGGTCCAAGCTGCAGTAAGTTGACTGTGTGCTGCATCTGACAGGTCAGAAAAAATGGATGGGAGGATGTTTTTGCTTTAGCAAcctttccaaaaacaaaaacaaatgtgttagGAACTGAGTCAGTGTTTATTTGATATTATCTACTtagacaaagcaaaaaaaacagatgttggTCAAGGTGGTTCTACAGGTAGGGGGCACACTACATCTGTTGGCCGTGAGACTCAACCTGAAAGTGGAGGTAGGTTATTGATCTCTATTAAATATGAGTCAGTATATCCATTTATCTAATCTCCCTATAGAGTATGTACTGTAGACAGTGGTGAAaggtacatttactcaaatataatatatttaagtacattttggAAGTATTTGtactatataatatttatatacaaaaaatgtaatgtgttttccAACCTAGACCATAGACCAGGTACTGGACATAGTGGAGCTGGAGTGAGAGAAACTGGGGGGGGGCACACTACATCTGTTGAGCGTGAGACACAGCCTGGAGGTAGAGGTGGGATATTGACATGTGTTggatatgtacagtatgagtATTATTTTGTATCTCCAACCTAGTCTTTCTACTGCATAATATAGTTCTGTCTTCTCAGACAGAGAAACCAGGCCAGCTACCGGTCAAGGTGGAGGTACAACTGGGACCATTAGACACCCTGTAAGTGGAGGTAGGTTATTGACCTTcgtattatttaataaaaaactatttttggATATTTATATTGATCGATTGAAAGTTAAATTTAGATATACAATTTTGCAGCATGGTgcatgagtggttagcactgttgcctcacagcaagaaggttcctggttagaaacccatcagggacctttctgtgtggagtctgcatgttctccctgtgcttgtgtgggttttctccaggtactctggtttcctcccacagtccaaaaacatgtatgtcaggttgattggtgactctaaattgtccataggagtgagtgtgagtgtgtgaggttgtttgtctctatgtggccctgtgatggactggtgacctgtccagggtggacccctgcctttcacccaaagggagctgggataggctccagcagatcactgggaccctggttaaggaataagtgggtatagatgatggatggatggatggatgtatacTTTTTAACCATAACACAAGAATGGTTTAGATGTGACTCCAAATCAGAAAGAAATGGATCCATCACTGTGGGATGTTTTCCATATTTACTGATGTGTCTTCATTCATGTTTATCTGTTCTGTGTATCACAGGATCTTCTACCACCTCTGACAGACCTATGACCACATCAGGTAAATTTTTCACATCCATTGCTTCTTTCACATTAAATGTATCAGTcttgatttatttatatgatGTAATTGTCTAATAATTTCACCACTTGTTGATCCGTTACTGTAACTTAAGAGCTGAATTTGCAGCCACTGCTCAGTCAAATGAAACTTGGATCAGCTGAGAATTACCTTACTAAGTAGTTCAGAGATGGCTTGGGTTGAAATATTTGCTAATTAGAGACATTCACTGTCTATATGATCGAATCTCTCAATGAATTGTGAATGTGAATGATTACACTGAATCATGACTGTTACTGATGAAACCAGAAAACGTTTTGTCTTTGATTCACAATATTTTGCTTCCTCCtgaattcagttcagttcaatttggtttatttgtatagggtcaaatcacaatacaatcatctcacGACACTTTACAAGGTCACAAtgccacaaaacaaaacaataatatgttaa from Mastacembelus armatus chromosome 17, fMasArm1.2, whole genome shotgun sequence encodes the following:
- the LOC113134135 gene encoding sushi, von Willebrand factor type A, EGF and pentraxin domain-containing protein 1-like, with the protein product MDVNLWERVDENNCFAPNIPNVQELRPQRDWYNAEKSIRITCDKGYEPKPRVNTVCRDGNWTFLLACEKSDNACSAPSEIPHAVIINQEYKEVFDQDSEVQYECEDGYTVEGGSTKSIWCTAGNWSVGPSCSKLTTKQKKQMLVKVVLQVGGTLHLLAVRLNLKVEYLYYIIFIYKKCNVFSNLDHRPGTGHSGAGVRETGGGHTTSVERETQPGGRDRETRPATGQGGGTTGTIRHPVSGGSSTTSDRPMTTSVDYCGAAPVIANGVMVQSERMFLKYQCNAFYTHAGPDTVMCYADGTWSELPTCKDFRKTLSITIQQPQQNLTSTLVYRLRLTY